From a region of the Brevibacterium siliguriense genome:
- a CDS encoding biopolymer transporter Tol, whose amino-acid sequence MSENSDGGDDRWLIVRGRRWRRTDPALAPRVAEELKSRLGAARNAVKQAKKRGDENDLAEARRKVDIAKYGLGERGEYWWEMAVEDRERRAEEALKELR is encoded by the coding sequence ATGAGCGAGAACAGCGATGGTGGTGACGATCGTTGGCTGATCGTCCGGGGGCGTCGATGGCGACGAACCGATCCCGCATTGGCACCTCGCGTCGCCGAAGAACTCAAGAGCCGCCTCGGCGCTGCGAGGAATGCCGTCAAGCAAGCGAAGAAGCGGGGCGATGAGAATGACCTCGCGGAGGCGAGGAGGAAGGTGGACATCGCGAAGTACGGTCTCGGCGAACGCGGCGAATACTGGTGGGAGATGGCGGTCGAGGATCGCGAACGGCGTGCCGAGGAGGCCCTGAAGGAACTACGCTGA
- a CDS encoding VOC family protein translates to MTGEAKGTGFPELLHTVIDSTDLRMLAEFYRQLLGYVYRPGDEPTDGRGSGASAEAEVPDWLVLTDAIGNRKLAFQLVDRLEPTTWPSTDIPMQMHLDLTVPNRSELDRQRNRAESLGAAVLFDRADDEDEPLYVFADPSGHPFCIFVA, encoded by the coding sequence GTGACAGGCGAAGCGAAGGGCACTGGATTTCCTGAGCTGCTCCACACTGTCATCGATTCGACTGACCTGAGGATGCTCGCGGAGTTCTATCGGCAGCTGCTCGGCTACGTCTATCGTCCGGGAGACGAGCCGACCGACGGCCGCGGCTCAGGGGCGAGTGCCGAGGCCGAGGTCCCCGACTGGCTGGTACTCACCGATGCGATCGGTAACCGAAAGCTCGCGTTTCAGCTGGTTGATCGCCTCGAACCGACAACGTGGCCGTCGACGGATATCCCCATGCAGATGCACCTCGACCTCACAGTGCCGAATCGGAGCGAACTCGATCGCCAGCGAAATCGCGCGGAAAGTCTCGGCGCTGCCGTGCTGTTCGACCGAGCCGACGACGAGGATGAACCGCTCTACGTCTTCGCCGATCCTTCCGGGCACCCGTTCTGCATCTTCGTGGCCTGA
- a CDS encoding nuclear transport factor 2 family protein, whose protein sequence is MTFPTSGARSSICGRNENKEVHRQFVDAYTRALIDRDASAIADHYAVPALIEFPGQWILVTDAAQTESFFASAFEQYSDVTEVDADVTVTAATGHSIWADVTWRFRGGAPDERNMYQLVSTEDGWKIAVLTPVELG, encoded by the coding sequence TTGACATTCCCTACGTCAGGGGCGCGGAGTAGCATCTGCGGCAGGAATGAGAACAAAGAGGTTCACAGGCAGTTCGTCGACGCCTATACCCGTGCGCTCATCGATCGGGATGCATCGGCGATCGCCGATCACTACGCGGTTCCGGCGCTCATCGAGTTCCCGGGGCAGTGGATCCTCGTCACTGACGCCGCTCAGACGGAGAGCTTCTTCGCGAGTGCTTTCGAGCAGTACTCGGATGTCACAGAGGTCGATGCCGATGTCACGGTGACTGCGGCGACTGGACACAGCATCTGGGCCGATGTCACATGGAGATTCCGGGGAGGCGCACCCGACGAGCGGAACATGTATCAGCTGGTGAGCACCGAGGACGGCTGGAAGATCGCGGTGCTCACGCCGGTGGAGCTCGGGTGA